The following proteins are co-located in the Desulfomonile tiedjei genome:
- a CDS encoding TrpB-like pyridoxal phosphate-dependent enzyme yields MPVKIFLNEDEIPRQWYNIAADMPNPMQPPLHPGTMQPVGPQDLAPVFPMNLIEQEVSQERWIDIPDEVLDKYLIWRPSPLYRAVHLEKFLGCPVKIYYKNEGVSPAGSHKPNTAIPQAYYNKVFGIKRIATETGAGQWGSALAFACNQFGLEAKVYMVRVSYEQKPYRRLMMNTWGATCIPSPSTETEAGRKILSMDPNSPGSLGIAISEAVEDAVTSEAMGRPLTRYSLGSVLNHVLLHQTVIGLEAQKQLAKVGDYPDIVIGCAGGGSNFAGCAFPFVRDKIAGKKIDIIAVEPTSCPTMTKGRFAYDFGDTVQMTPLLPMHTLGHTFVPEPIHAGGLRYHGMAPLVSQLVMDGIIEARAVPQLETFNAGVTWARSEGFISAPETNHALAALIQEAHKAKEEGKEKTILVNWSGHGLVDLAAYDAFFQGKLSDYDLPQSAIDEALKAIEAFPKPKLG; encoded by the coding sequence ATGCCAGTGAAGATTTTTCTCAACGAGGATGAGATCCCGCGCCAGTGGTACAATATTGCTGCTGACATGCCGAACCCGATGCAGCCGCCTTTGCACCCTGGAACGATGCAACCGGTTGGTCCTCAGGATTTGGCCCCTGTTTTTCCCATGAATCTTATTGAACAGGAAGTGAGCCAGGAAAGGTGGATCGACATCCCGGACGAGGTCCTGGATAAGTATCTCATCTGGCGCCCTAGTCCTTTGTACCGTGCGGTTCATCTGGAGAAGTTCCTCGGTTGCCCCGTGAAGATTTATTACAAGAACGAAGGAGTCAGCCCGGCGGGCAGCCACAAACCGAACACTGCCATTCCCCAGGCCTATTACAATAAGGTTTTCGGGATCAAACGGATAGCCACGGAAACCGGCGCGGGCCAGTGGGGAAGCGCCCTGGCCTTTGCGTGCAATCAGTTCGGGCTTGAAGCCAAGGTTTACATGGTCCGGGTAAGTTATGAGCAGAAACCTTATCGCCGATTGATGATGAACACGTGGGGCGCGACGTGCATTCCCAGTCCCAGCACTGAAACAGAGGCCGGACGGAAAATACTGAGCATGGACCCCAATTCTCCGGGGAGTCTCGGCATCGCGATCAGCGAAGCCGTAGAGGACGCGGTCACCAGCGAAGCTATGGGCAGGCCCTTAACCAGGTATTCCCTGGGGAGCGTCCTTAACCATGTGCTGCTTCACCAGACCGTGATAGGGCTGGAAGCGCAAAAGCAACTCGCAAAGGTAGGGGATTACCCGGACATAGTGATAGGCTGTGCGGGCGGCGGTAGTAACTTCGCGGGGTGCGCATTCCCCTTCGTCAGGGACAAAATCGCCGGAAAGAAGATTGATATTATTGCCGTGGAACCAACGTCTTGCCCCACCATGACCAAGGGTAGATTTGCATATGACTTCGGGGATACGGTTCAGATGACGCCGCTTTTGCCGATGCATACACTGGGACACACTTTTGTGCCGGAGCCCATCCATGCCGGTGGGCTGCGTTACCACGGCATGGCCCCTCTCGTGAGCCAGTTGGTGATGGACGGAATCATAGAGGCCAGGGCCGTTCCTCAGCTCGAAACATTCAATGCCGGGGTAACATGGGCCAGGAGCGAGGGATTTATCAGCGCGCCCGAGACCAATCACGCGCTGGCCGCTCTGATACAAGAGGCCCACAAGGCCAAGGAGGAAGGAAAGGAGAAGACCATCCTGGTCAACTGGAGCGGTCACGGCTTAGTCGACCTGGCGGCTTATGACGCGTTCTTCCAGGGCAAGCTTTCGGATTACGACCTTCCCCAGAGCGCGATCGACGAAGCTCTGAAGGCCATCGAAGCATTCCCCAAGCCGAAGCTGGGATGA
- a CDS encoding tetratricopeptide repeat protein, whose amino-acid sequence MKGTRLILVHVLCLGLVGVALAQEPGLKELNDQALQLSNQGKYVEAASVAARALDIAEQTFGPTNTIVATSLNNLALFYMRQGKYADAEPLLKRSLAIRERALGTEHPDVATALDGLGNLYSAQGKYSDAEPLYKRSLAIEEKKLGPEHPNIAGSLGNLGTLYLDQGKYSHAEPLYKRSLAILEKKLGPEHLYVAGALMNLASLYLAQGKYSDAEPLYNRSLAIWEQKLGPEHPNVAISLSKLAALYRKTGNEEEASKLEERAQNFKSRSESR is encoded by the coding sequence ATGAAGGGCACCAGACTCATTCTTGTCCATGTCCTGTGCCTTGGCCTTGTTGGGGTTGCCTTGGCACAAGAGCCCGGGCTGAAGGAACTCAACGACCAGGCGTTACAGCTCTCGAATCAGGGTAAGTACGTAGAAGCCGCCAGCGTGGCAGCCCGCGCCTTGGACATTGCTGAACAAACCTTTGGCCCTACCAATACCATTGTGGCCACGTCGCTGAACAACCTGGCCCTTTTCTATATGAGACAGGGGAAGTATGCTGATGCAGAGCCTCTGTTGAAGCGGTCATTGGCAATAAGGGAGAGGGCGTTAGGAACTGAACATCCCGATGTGGCCACGGCCCTGGACGGCCTGGGCAATCTCTACAGCGCCCAGGGCAAGTATTCTGATGCAGAGCCTCTTTATAAGCGCTCTCTGGCAATAGAGGAAAAGAAGCTAGGACCTGAACATCCCAACATAGCCGGATCTCTGGGCAATCTGGGTACGCTTTACTTGGACCAAGGCAAGTATTCTCATGCAGAGCCTCTTTATAAGCGGTCCCTGGCGATATTGGAAAAGAAGCTAGGACCTGAACATCTCTATGTAGCCGGGGCTCTGATGAATCTAGCCAGCCTTTACTTGGCTCAGGGCAAGTATTCTGATGCAGAACCTCTTTATAACCGGTCCTTGGCGATATGGGAACAGAAGCTAGGACCTGAACATCCCAATGTAGCAATTTCTCTTAGCAAACTGGCTGCACTCTACAGAAAGACGGGAAACGAAGAAGAGGCCTCAAAACTGGAGGAACGCGCACAAAATTTCAAATCCCGGTCTGAAAGTCGTTGA
- a CDS encoding nucleotidyltransferase family protein yields the protein MDLYWLLEEKREEILKIAVSRGARNVRVFGSVARREADEKSDLDLLVEMEPGRSLLDLGGLWSDLNSLLEVKVDVFTGKTLKERVRDRALKEAVPL from the coding sequence GTGGACTTATACTGGCTATTAGAAGAAAAACGTGAAGAGATTCTCAAGATAGCCGTCAGCCGAGGAGCCCGCAACGTACGCGTCTTCGGCTCTGTTGCCCGAAGGGAAGCCGACGAAAAGAGCGACTTGGATCTGCTGGTGGAAATGGAGCCGGGGCGAAGTCTGCTTGACCTTGGGGGACTGTGGTCGGATTTGAATTCACTGCTCGAAGTGAAAGTCGATGTCTTTACTGGAAAAACTTTAAAAGAAAGAGTGCGCGACCGAGCCCTTAAAGAAGCGGTTCCCCTATGA
- the pabB gene encoding aminodeoxychorismate synthase component I, which yields MMRAACMDTDTVVIHDSALQQWLTFRRPHHVISAHRVEQVIPALKRLEELVEGHNLYAAGWLAYEAAAAFDSALAVRECGSFPLLWFGLYSEPERGPLLEADEPCPTDALAWEASVTRDAYYSAIARIKDCIEKGDTYQVNYTYRLNTPFTIDPWSYFLRLAEAQNALYSAFVNTERWALCSASPELFFRLDGTTLVSRPMKGTAARGVQLSDDLEQCQWLEHSEKNRAENVMIVDMVRNDMSRVAETGTVHVPRLFEVEKYPTVWQMTSTVVATTQASLTSILKALFPPASITGAPKPRTMEIIADLETEPRRIYTGSIGFVAPDRVAQFNVAIRTVLVDKALKQAEYGVGGGIVWDSTADSEFEECHTKARILTQRPPNFSLLESILWTPGAGWFLLDYHMARLKDSADYFSFSVDVDAVREVLAMLADTLEPVPYKVRVIVDKFGRVTCQSESLPHDHALSVPRVCLARSPVNSSDRFLYHKTTHRSVYDAALAACPGFDDVILWNEKGEVTESCFANVVVRLDGELYTPPIRSGLLAGTFRAWLLERGEIQERVILKDDLTRSDKIYLINSVRRMREAILFVQGGR from the coding sequence ATGATGCGAGCTGCCTGTATGGATACTGACACTGTAGTGATCCACGATTCCGCGTTGCAGCAATGGCTGACTTTTCGCCGTCCTCACCATGTGATTAGCGCGCACCGGGTCGAACAAGTCATTCCCGCTCTAAAACGCCTTGAAGAACTTGTGGAGGGACATAACTTATACGCGGCAGGGTGGCTGGCCTATGAGGCCGCGGCCGCGTTCGATTCCGCGCTGGCGGTCAGGGAATGCGGATCGTTTCCCCTACTATGGTTTGGCTTGTACAGCGAGCCTGAACGCGGACCCTTGCTTGAAGCCGACGAGCCGTGTCCAACCGATGCTTTGGCTTGGGAGGCATCGGTCACGCGAGATGCGTATTACTCTGCTATCGCTCGGATCAAGGACTGCATAGAAAAGGGCGATACGTACCAGGTGAATTACACGTACCGGTTGAACACACCTTTCACGATTGACCCCTGGTCGTACTTCCTCCGTCTGGCCGAGGCGCAGAACGCTCTGTACAGCGCGTTTGTGAATACCGAGCGTTGGGCATTGTGCTCCGCGTCCCCTGAGTTGTTCTTTCGTCTGGACGGAACGACCCTTGTGTCCCGTCCCATGAAGGGCACGGCAGCCAGGGGCGTACAATTGTCTGACGACCTTGAGCAATGCCAATGGCTCGAACACAGCGAAAAGAACCGAGCCGAAAACGTTATGATCGTGGACATGGTGCGGAATGACATGTCCCGTGTTGCAGAAACCGGGACAGTACACGTACCCAGGCTCTTCGAGGTTGAGAAGTATCCAACCGTATGGCAAATGACCTCAACGGTAGTTGCCACTACTCAGGCCTCCCTAACAAGCATCTTGAAGGCCCTGTTTCCTCCGGCCTCGATTACCGGCGCGCCCAAACCGAGGACAATGGAAATCATTGCCGACCTCGAAACTGAGCCGCGGAGGATATATACGGGAAGCATCGGATTCGTCGCCCCCGACCGCGTAGCTCAGTTCAATGTCGCAATCAGGACTGTACTCGTGGATAAAGCGCTCAAACAGGCGGAATACGGTGTGGGAGGCGGCATAGTGTGGGATTCAACCGCGGATAGTGAGTTCGAAGAATGCCACACAAAGGCAAGGATACTCACCCAGCGGCCGCCGAATTTCTCATTACTGGAAAGTATATTGTGGACGCCTGGCGCGGGCTGGTTCTTGCTCGATTACCACATGGCTCGCTTGAAGGATTCCGCGGATTATTTTTCTTTCAGTGTGGATGTGGACGCTGTCCGTGAGGTACTGGCGATGCTGGCTGATACCTTGGAGCCCGTTCCTTACAAGGTCCGCGTCATCGTTGACAAGTTTGGACGTGTGACTTGCCAGAGCGAGTCTCTTCCCCACGATCACGCTTTGTCCGTGCCGCGGGTGTGCCTGGCGCGCTCGCCGGTCAATTCTTCGGACCGATTCCTGTACCACAAGACGACCCATCGGAGCGTATACGATGCCGCATTGGCCGCATGCCCCGGATTCGATGACGTGATTCTGTGGAACGAGAAAGGCGAAGTGACGGAATCATGTTTTGCCAACGTCGTTGTGCGCCTCGATGGAGAGCTGTACACTCCGCCGATTCGATCCGGTTTGCTAGCCGGTACGTTTCGGGCGTGGCTCCTGGAGCGCGGGGAGATTCAGGAACGTGTCATTCTCAAGGATGACCTTACGAGGAGCGACAAAATATATCTCATCAACTCCGTCCGCAGAATGCGTGAGGCGATACTATTCGTGCAAGGGGGTCGTTAG
- the metG gene encoding methionine--tRNA ligase: MSLPKILITSALPYANGDIHIGHLVEYIQTDIYVRFLRLIGEDVIYLCASDAHGTPIEINAAKRGISPQQLVNEFHDRHKKDFARFEVGFDEFYTTDSPENRRHCETIYLRAKGKGHIVSREIEQFYCPNCQRFLPDRYIRGTCPKCGAADQYGDVCESCGATYRPTELIAARCAICGATPILRTSRHFFFRLVDFNEFLTQWTSEPGHLQDEVRAFVKTWIDQGLQDWDISRDGPYFGFKIPGEEDKFFYVWLDAPIGYIAATEHFCETLDGRSAAEYWLEPDSDVEIHHFIGKDIAYFHTLFWPAVLKAADYRIPTAVHVHGFLTVDSRKMSKSRGTFITARQFADFLSPWYLRYYYATKLSDSIDDLDLNVEEFVNRTNAELVNNITNLISRTIGFLNKRLESKLGSIPKDTRHLVDEVLSLVRKTLEDYRGLRFSLATRHILAISDLANNYVQHAEPWALMKSDPERARNCLTFAVNCIKVITVLLKPILPSYCLRVEEILGLGELKWDHARFDMENTTIGTFEKLLDRLEPGSFEKLIEASRESLRAAEAPPLPEAPDFKEEITIDDFAKMDLRAARIMTAETVEGSDKLLKLTVDLGRETRTVFAGIKGSYQPEDLVGKTVVVIANLKPRKMRFGLSQGMVLAAAGKDGKVTVCELAGDVPAGTPIS, translated from the coding sequence ATTAGTTTGCCGAAGATCTTAATTACCAGCGCGCTTCCCTATGCCAATGGCGACATTCACATAGGGCACCTGGTGGAGTACATTCAAACCGACATCTATGTCCGCTTCCTCAGGCTCATCGGAGAGGACGTAATCTATTTGTGCGCTTCCGATGCGCACGGTACCCCCATTGAAATCAATGCAGCCAAAAGAGGCATTTCTCCCCAACAATTGGTGAATGAATTCCACGATCGCCACAAGAAAGACTTCGCGCGGTTTGAAGTCGGGTTCGACGAATTCTACACCACCGATTCGCCGGAAAACCGCCGCCATTGCGAAACGATCTATCTTCGAGCGAAGGGAAAAGGGCATATTGTCAGCCGAGAAATCGAGCAATTCTATTGTCCCAATTGCCAACGTTTCCTCCCGGACAGGTACATCAGGGGGACCTGCCCGAAATGCGGCGCGGCGGATCAGTACGGTGACGTATGCGAATCGTGCGGTGCAACTTATCGGCCGACAGAGTTGATCGCCGCCCGGTGCGCGATCTGTGGGGCCACTCCGATATTGCGCACTTCCAGGCACTTCTTCTTCCGGCTGGTCGATTTCAATGAATTCCTTACACAATGGACTTCAGAGCCGGGGCATCTGCAAGATGAAGTGAGGGCCTTCGTAAAAACCTGGATCGATCAAGGGCTTCAGGACTGGGACATATCGCGGGACGGCCCGTATTTCGGCTTCAAGATCCCCGGGGAAGAAGATAAGTTCTTTTACGTCTGGCTTGACGCGCCCATCGGATATATCGCAGCGACAGAGCATTTTTGCGAGACCTTGGACGGCCGCAGTGCGGCAGAGTACTGGCTTGAGCCGGATTCGGACGTGGAGATACATCATTTCATCGGCAAGGATATAGCGTACTTTCACACCCTCTTTTGGCCGGCTGTCCTCAAAGCCGCGGACTATCGAATTCCAACAGCTGTTCACGTGCACGGGTTCCTTACCGTCGACTCTCGCAAGATGTCCAAGAGCCGGGGCACGTTCATCACCGCGAGGCAGTTCGCCGACTTCCTGAGCCCCTGGTACCTGCGCTACTATTATGCGACCAAGTTGAGCGATTCCATTGATGACCTGGACCTCAATGTGGAGGAGTTCGTAAATCGCACCAACGCGGAGCTGGTCAACAACATCACCAACCTCATCAGCCGAACTATCGGCTTCCTTAACAAGAGATTGGAATCAAAACTGGGTTCCATTCCCAAGGACACCCGGCACCTTGTGGATGAGGTCTTGTCTTTGGTGCGGAAAACTCTCGAGGACTACCGCGGGCTTCGATTCAGCCTTGCGACTCGCCATATCCTGGCCATCTCCGATCTTGCCAACAATTACGTCCAACACGCAGAACCCTGGGCCTTGATGAAGTCGGATCCCGAGCGCGCCAGGAATTGTCTGACCTTCGCGGTCAATTGCATAAAGGTAATAACCGTATTGCTTAAACCGATTCTGCCGTCCTATTGCCTTAGGGTGGAGGAGATCCTCGGCCTGGGCGAATTGAAATGGGACCACGCGCGTTTTGATATGGAAAACACTACCATTGGAACGTTTGAGAAGCTTCTGGACCGGCTTGAACCCGGCTCTTTCGAGAAACTCATTGAAGCAAGCCGTGAGAGCCTCCGCGCCGCTGAGGCCCCACCTTTGCCGGAGGCGCCCGATTTCAAGGAAGAAATAACCATTGACGATTTCGCGAAAATGGATTTGCGGGCAGCTCGGATCATGACTGCCGAAACAGTGGAAGGCTCGGACAAGCTCCTCAAGCTCACCGTGGACTTGGGCCGTGAAACCAGGACTGTATTCGCGGGTATAAAGGGGTCGTATCAACCCGAAGACCTTGTGGGAAAGACAGTCGTGGTTATCGCCAACCTCAAACCCAGAAAGATGCGGTTCGGCCTGAGCCAGGGAATGGTCCTCGCTGCCGCGGGAAAAGATGGCAAAGTGACCGTGTGCGAACTGGCAGGGGATGTCCCCGCGGGGACACCTATAAGTTGA